The Salvelinus fontinalis isolate EN_2023a chromosome 32, ASM2944872v1, whole genome shotgun sequence nucleotide sequence ATTCCAGAACATATTCCAAAACAAAACAACATATGTATGtagcaaggcactaaagtaatacgtCAAAGGAATCCACTTTTTACCAAAGCCTTATGTTTTTGggcaaacacaacacatcactgagtaactgccttcTTATTTTCAAGCgtggtggtggttgcatcatggtatgggtgtTCTTGACATCGACAAAGACTTTGCAGTCTTTGCCGatggagaaaaaaatatataaaaaggtaagtagaggtcattttgcagggctctggcagtgctcctccttgcacaaaggcggaggtagtggtcctgctgctgggttgttgccctcctacagcctcctccacgtctcctgatgtactggcctgtctcctggtagcgcctccatgctctggacactacgctgacagacacagcaaaccttcttgccacagctcgcattgatgtgccatcctggatgagctgcactacctgagccacttgtgtgggttgtagactccgtctcatgctaccactagagcgagagcaccgccagcatacaaaaatgaccaaaacatcagccaggaaggatagaaactgagaagtggtctgtggtcaccacctgcagaaccactcctttattgggggtgtcttgctaattgcctataatttccaccttttgtctattccatttgcacaacagcatgtgaaatgtattgtcagtcagtgttgcttcctaagtggacagtttgatttcacagaagtgtgattgactttgaGTTGCactgtgtttaagtgttccctttatttttttgagcagtgtatatatagacTCTCAgcagtaattgctgccaaaggtgattctaacatgtatataCTCTTACCTAATCaaggtatatttaagcaatgaggcccgaggaggtgtggtatatggccaatataccactgctaagggtTGTCCTTAagcgcaacgcagagtgcctggacacagcccttagccgtggtatattagccatataccacaaaccccagatgTGCCTTATTGCTATCATGAACTGGTTACCAATTTAATTAGAGCAgaaaaaataaacgttttgtcgGTCTGataaaccacagctgtcagccaatcagcattcagtgctcaaaccacccagtttataatagtgtTTTGTATTTAattaatctttaaaaaaaaaaaattcttctACTggcataagaatttgttcttaacttacttgcctagttaaataaaggttaaattaaaaaaacattacaaaatTACATATGTTTTGTCAAGGATCTTCACAAAATACTGACAATTAAATCcttttgaatcccactttgtaacaaaatAAAATGTGACGAAATCCAAGGGGGCTGTTGACTTTCTATAGGATCTTGGAAACTCTGGCTTTTGCAGCATTATTTATGATTGTGTTTTTTAACATTTGGCATTTGTGTTCTTCTCATGTAGTCTACGATGAACAGTTCAGTGCTGAATTCCAGTCATTTGGGGGATTCCCCCTTCTACCCAGGGAAGACTACCTACGGGGGAGCGGCTGCTGTTAGAACAGCCCGTCCACGCACAGCCATACCTTACCAGGTAGTTCTCTACAACTCAACAATGTTTCACTATTGATTTTCTCCTAGGTAAGAAACAATATTCTGTGCGAAATGGGTTTGAAAAGTGCTGCTATATTTAATTTGATTGCTATATTTTCCCCTCTAGGCTCCATTGCGGAGACAGATCAAGGCCAAGCCTGCTGGGGCTCAGCCCTGTGGGGTGACCAGCGCTACCGCCCGACGCATCCTACAGTCCCTGGAGCGCATGTCCAGCCCCCTCGCTGTGAGTACACATGTTTTAATTGAATGTGAAATCCTGAGATTAGCAGGAACAGGGGCTTACTCAGCCTGGCACAATGGTTACAGAACCGTTCTATTTTATTGTGTAGACCTTTCAACCTCAGTCAGCTTTATACCTTATATTTTCTGTTCTATTTCTGGAAAAGCGATTTGAGAAGTGGTGAATCTTCACAAGGAAGTGAAGTTAACATTTTAACTTGGTTACCAAGTAATGGTAAATATTGGTTGTTTATGTTAACAAGTGCATCACAGTTGTGTGTTTGTCTTAACAGGATGCCAAGAGAATCCCCTCTACAGTGTCCTCTCCCTTGTCAACAGTAAGTGTTGAGTATTTCTCTAAACTTTTTAGGTCCTCAATTGTTGTCATTGTCACGATCTCACAGTTATTTCTCCTATGTCCTTCAGTCACTGGATGGCAGCACTCTACACCTTTCACATTTTCAGGCCAAAAAGAAACTGGTAAGTGTTTCTTTGAAACACCCTTTACAAAATCTCTTGACACTGACAATTGACATTATGgctggtctcctctcctctacgtGTGTTATTAACCAGTTTTCTCCCAACTGTTAGTCCACAATATTATGAACCCCAACAACTAACATGCACAGCAGCAGCTGAAAGGTCTTGAGCCGAACACTGCAGTTAGTTGGTGTGAACAGTGGTGTCATTGTTAGTTCCTCCTGCCCCTTTTATTCctgtctgctgtagttaatgggtGTCAGGCTGGGGCAGCTGTTCACCTCTGCTGTGTTTATGCCCTGAGTCTGTGAGCAGGCGTGTGTTTTAAGTGAGTGAGTGAAGAGTGTGTTTGTAAGCATTTGTGAccatgtgtgtctctctgttttgCTATCTAGTAGGGTTAGCTATGCCAAAGCTGGATGGCTGTCCGTAACTGTTAAATGGTCTAGCTGTGACAGCTGGTCACTAAGCCCTGACAATGGGCCGTTGAGAAGTAAGGGGGTCTGACAAGACTGTCCAGATCCATAGATGAGTTTTTGGGGCAGAAGGCTCGAGGGCTAGTTCCTCTCAATGTTGTGTCCATATTGACTAAGTGCTACTTTTTTGACATTTCTCAAGGACCATGCAAACATTTTGTTACCATGAAAGTTTGGCAGTGGTACGTGCCAGTTTATTAGAACTTTTCTTTGGTTTTATTTTGCCAGATTAATCCAGCTGTGGATAATGGTCATATATGGATTGGAGAGCTGAGACAAACATTTTAACGTTGTACATTTGTGTGTGCTCGCGGGCCTGGGACACATTATTTTGAGTATTTATCTGACgtttctgtgtgttccccctccaGCTGGACTCTCCCCTCCCCCCAGTCCAGAAGCTGGTGATCCCGGTGGCAGCGTCAGTGTCGGGGAACCGTTCCATGTCCTTCAGGCCTTCTCTGACCCCTGGGGGCCTGGCTCGGACCCCTAGAGACACGGTGAGGACCCCCAGCACCACCTCCACATTAGTCAGCTAATGGCTTTTACGTATCCATCCAACTACCGCAAATTAACTATAGATGATGTGTTGGGAAGTTTGTCAATGACTCAGACTGTCAATGACTGTTTCTACATGTTGAATCGGGACCAACTATGATGTCCAGCGGCGATCAACTGAGACTACACACCGTGCTGATTAATTTAAGACCTGTCCATAGATGGTTGGATAGATGTGTAGAAGCCTTTAAAAACTAGGTCTGTTTTATTCCAGAGTTGCTTTACAAATTACAGCCAGACTGCTGCTTGTGTTTCAAGTTGCACCTCTGCTTTGCCTCCAGCCCACAAGACAATCCCCTCTGATTCCTGAAGCAGTGGCAGGTCCTTCTCAAAGCACAAGCAGCGTTCTACCCACCTACCCTCTGTCCAGCACTCCTGCATCCAGCAGCACAGGGTCAGGAGGTGggaagatgaagagggagaggacCAGCACAAGACCCTCTTCCAAACGTCCCGAAGACCAGGTGGGTTCTCCGTTCTCACTCTGTGAcccctctcctttctggggagaaAAGTTTGGTTTCCTGGCAAATGATAAACAAATAATTTTGGTTCTAAATCTCTTCAGAAAAGGTTGAAAGTGGGATTTAAAAATGGCATTTACTACCCCTTCTGTGTAGAAATGATCTGGTGCTGCGTGCTGTTTTAAATTTCCATTTGACTCTCTCTTCAGATCGCTGAGCTATCGGACCTGCCAGCCATCTCGCTCCCCCACAGCCCGTCCTTCAGTCTGCCCAGCTTCAGCTTCTTCCCGCTTCCCACAGTCACGCCCACTGCCCCTCTCACTACCTCACCTGTCCTGGAGGAGCCCATCCCTAACAAGGTCCGTCCAGCTCcatatatggtgcactacttttgaccctattccctatatggtgcactacttttgatcccattccctatatggtgcactacttgtgaccaggcCACGtaagatgccatttgggatgcaggctttGACATTGTGACTTCCACTAGCTTTATTTCAATGTGTTCAGTGTTCATCCTAATGACCATGAAGGCCTAGTGAATAAATAGTGTCATCTGCGGAAACTGACCTGGATCAGTTGTCGTCTTTATTCCAGGTGCCACCGACTACagccccctctacccctccctccacaccTTTCACCTTCTCCTCCCCTATCGTCATGGCAACTGCTGCTAGCCCACCGTCCTTCTCCCCGTCTGTAAGTCCCACAGCTTTACTGCAGCTTGAGTATGCCTGCTGTGATGACAGTATTACCCCTATAGAATATTGTTGTTTTTGACACTCAACAGTGAGTTTATATTCTTACTCCTGTACCAGGTATTGAAACCAAACCTTGCACTGTCAGATGTTGGTAATTTTTTTCGTCTTTCAGTCTGGATTTACCTTCAGTGCACCTGTAGTGAAAACGGGTCTGTCACTATCCAACGGGAAGATGGCCACCCCAGTATTGGCAGCAGGTAAGCTTGGATCAACTCCAGGATAAGAACAAGATCCAAACCTTGATGTAAAGGGAAATTAATTTCAAAGCTAATAGTTGTTTCCATTGGTGTCTCTGTAGTGAAGCACGCTGCCAGTGAGAGCATGGATGAGTTTGAAGGGCCTTTTAAACCAGCCAAGGTGTTGAAACAGGGCAGTGTTCTGGACCTTCTGAATGGACCTGGTGAGAATTACCTGCTTGATGATTTATCTTGATGACTCAAGTCCGTTGCCATAAACTGGTACTCCATCAGCTCTCATGACGGTTATGGCATCTGTTTTGTTGCCATTTTAATGGGAGTGTTCAAATAGTGCCATTAGTTTTCTATTTTGTTTTAGTGGTTTTTAACCCCTTGTCTTCTTCCCCATAGGATTTGCTGTTCCTGTTACTCAGACCTCCCCTGTCCCCAAAGCCCACCAGGAGACCCCAGCACtgtccaccaccaccccctcccTTGGGGACTTGTTCAAAGCGCCAACAGGTTCCTGGGACTGTGTGGTGCAGAACAAACCCACTGACACCAAGTGTGTGACCCCACGACTAAACTCTGGCTCTTCTTTAGCAAAAACCGACAGTATACCCTTGTTGTCCGGGCTAGAGggttccaccaccaccaccactactccCGCTGCAACTTTTGGGTCCCTGTTCGCAAAGCCTGCAGGAAGCTGGGACTGTGACACTTGTCTTGTTCAGAACAAGCCTGATGCTGTCAAATGTGTGGCCTGTGAGACAGCCAAGCCTGGGACTGGAGTTAAGGCCAAACTGACTATGCCTGCCTTCTTGGAGGCTAAGACTCTGCCTGCTGCTGCCCCACTCCTGGGCTTCGGAGACAAGTTTAAGAAGCCAGAGGGAGCATGGGAGTGTGGTGTTTGCATGGTGCAGAACAAGGCGCAGGACACCAAGTGTGTTTCCTGTGGGATCGCTATGCCAGGTAGTGAGACGAGAGAACAACCTGGtgcttattatttattttttaagttgCCCCATACTGCTATCTTGGACAAATGTTCAGTTTACATCAGAAGATTTTCAAGGAAGTGTTTAAATGATGTGAATCTGATGCAAATGTacgtgtttatatttttgctgaTCGCTCATATCTTCATCTACCTAACAGGAGCAACGGCAGCGCCTCCATCTCTAACTCCCGCCCCTGTCAGCGTCACTCCTCTACTAGGCTTTGGGGCCCAGTTCAAGAAGCCAGAGGGAGCGTGGGAGTGTGATGTGTGCTGTATTGAGAACAAGGGAGCAGACAAGGAGTGTGTGGCCTGCCAGACCCCCAAGCCTGGAGCTAAAGTAGAGCCCAAAGGTATGTCAACTGCCATCTTTGTGTGTTCTAGAGACTTTGTCATTTTAGCGAGATCTTTGAATTTATTGAGGATAGATGTGAAGCCTGAACGTGCTAAGGAAATTTATAAGTATTTTTTTTGTACAGAATTCTGAACTAGTTAGTTAATGTGATCACTGGTCTCTTTCAGCATTTGGTTCCTCATCGTTTGGTatccagtcctcttctgactcAGGGGGATTCAAGTTTGGCATGGGGGCGTCATCGGACTCTGGTTCTGGGGGCTTCAAATTCGGCGGCACCCTCTTGGACTCCTCTTCAGGGGGCTTCAAATTTGGTGCATCTGCCTCATCGGACTCTACCTCGACAGACACCAGCAGCTCTGCAGGCTTCAAATTGTGCGGCTCCTCTGAGGGATGCAAATTTGCAGCTTCAGCTGCTTCCACCCCTGCAGTGGACGAGGGGAAGAAGGCTGAAGCCCCCAATATGGGTGCCGGGTTCAAATTTGGCGTCGGCGGTGGGCTCTCGTTCGGCACTGCAGCAGCTGCTAGCACGGATAGCGAACCCCCTTACGGTGGGTTCTCCTTTCATCTGGTGGCAACCTCTGATTCCTCCTCTACTTTCAGCCTCCCTGTTTCTACAGAGAATGATAGTGGAGCTTCTACAGAAACCACGACTaccaccaccacagcagcagCTCCTATGTTTGGGAAGCTGGCTGAAGCCAAGGCTACAGCGCTGACCACACCACTAGGGGGCAGCATATTCAGGGAATCACAAGAGAAAGACAAGGCCCCTTTCACCTTTGGGAAGCATGAGAAGGAGGTTGCCTCTATGGGTTCTGGGTTCCTGTTCAGTGTTCCTAGTAAAGAGGGGGGGGCATCAGCTCCATCTACAGGCTTTTCCTTCAGTAAGCCAGACCCACCTAAAGACCAGCCCAATGCACCTGCCTTGGCCTTTGGGAAGCCGGAAGACCAGATTGAGACCCCAGCAGCAGAAGCCCCTAAGCCCTCATTCAGCTTTGGGCAAAGCACAACAGGTGAGAGGAATACTCTGCTGCAGTAGTTAATATTGTTATTAACCTGTTTTGTATTTGTCAATTTTATGAATGGATGTTCTATGgaattcttttttttcttttgcaATTTTTATTTTTCACTATTCAACTGTTTGTAATTAATGTAAACACTGTCTATACTTAAACCATGATATAATTCTTcacttaattccattattttcctTGTAGATGCTGCAACCCCAAAGCCAGCATTTGGGTTCATGGCAAGCACCACCACATCTTCTTCCACCACCCCTGCCCCCAGTCTGTTTGGGACCCTCAGCAGCTCCACTCCTGCCCCAGCCCCTATCCCAGCCCCCAGTACCTTCCTGTTTGGGCAGAGTGCCTCCACTGAGGCCACCCCAGCCAAGTCCTTCTTGTTTGGGCAGAGCCAGGACAGCCTGCCTGCCCCTGCAGTCTCTCTGAACCCTGGCCCGGCTCAGCCCTTCCTGTTTGGGTCTGGACCTAATGCTGCTGCTCCCTCCTTCACTTTTGGAGCAGCGGCGCCCTCCACTGCAGGTTGGTTCCCTTTGGGACTTCTTTTAGAGGCGGGCTTCCACCCCTGACATGCCACTGCATCATTTTACTCATCTGCAATTTATAGTATAGTACTTTTTCTACACACTTTGCATAGAGAATAACTTTTCTTTATCTAACAAGTATAGCTGTTGACGGCTTTGACCAATGATTGACCAAATATGGTTTACCACTTTAGCACTCTTGTTTTAGTTGGCTGAAATGTAGTCTGTGAATGATATTACACTTACCCACCTCTCTCTGGTCAGCTCCATCAGCAGCCCCTGCTCCGTTTGTATTCAGCCCTGCCTCCTCGACTGGGTTTGGGTCAGGACAAGCTCCTACCTTTGGTCAGGGCACTTCCCAAACCAGTGCCCCAGCATTTGGTTCCCCCGCCCCGTCCCCCTTCTCTGCCACTGCCTCCCAGTCCCCTGCCTTCGGAGCCAAGCCCAACTCTGTCCCCGTGTTTGGCCACCAAGCCAACTCCACTCCTGCTTTTGGCTCATCCGCCCCCACCACACCAGGTGGGTTAATACTGTCACTTTGTTTGgcgttgttttttgtatgtgtgtgtgatttctAAAAATACATTTGAGCTGCTCAGTCTGATTGCAGTGTGATTACATTTTAATAATTATATCACGCAATGTCAGACTCCCTTTTTATGCCTGATGTCATGGTTTTACCAGGTGGAGGTTTCCAGTTTGGCGGAGCCAGTGTGTTCGGCACCTCCAGTAACAGCACGGGGGTGTTTGCTTTCGGAGGGGCACCAGGAGGGTCCCCCGCCCCTTCTGCCACACCCTCCATCGCACCCCAACCCAGTGCACCTGGAAGTGGTTTCAACTTCGCAGCGCCCCCTACCTTTAATATTGGGTGAGTCCAACAGCTCCTACTCTTGAGAAGGGACCATTGGATTGGTGCAAATTCAACTGCCCATATACACATACATTGCTATTCATATTCTCTCTGAATTTCTGCATGCCCTGGTTTAGTGCATGCATTCAGTTATTAGTCCCAATTGTGACgataatgaagaaaaaaaaaaaaaaactgcaagTTATTGGATGTGTGTGTGCTACATTTGAAACAAATGTTGACGATAATGTCATATCCCCTACTACAGATCAAAGAGCACCACCTTCACTGCAGCTGCCGCCGGACAGCACTCAATCCCCGGTCGCAAGATCAAAACAGCCGTCCGACGTAAGAAGTAAAACCTCCATCGGACTAGACTTGACCCTTTCAAGCAAAGATGGGACTGCTTCTTCTGGACAAACACTGAAGTACTTAGGGGGTTCATCAGAGCATCCTTCACATGCTATCTGGGGATGTATGGGTTATACTCTGatggggggggtggagacttcAAAGAAACTAGAGGGACCCTTGTTCAGGACATGTCAGACTTTAAAAATTCAAACTATAAACTGAAAAATAACCCATGACAGCAAAAACAACCACACAATCAAGTGAGACTTCTGCTTAACAAAAGCAAAGATATATATTTTCAACACCTGCAAACGTCAGCTAGAATTTAGGCATGACTTTTTGTGATTAAAATACAAAGGCAAAAACTGAAATTGAAAGTTGATAGTGTAAAAATATTACTGTTGCGTTGATTAGTATGGGTGATCAGGTTATGAACTGCAAAAGTTCATGCAGAGGTTAATAAGAGCCGTAGGgcaaatcccaaatggcaccctattccctatgtagtgcacttaaTTTAACCTGAGTTTGAAGCAGTGCACAACATGGGGtatggaatagggtaccatttgagatgTAGCCATGTTGTCAATGGCGTGTATGCTGTATGTACAGGTTTCTGTGTGCTGAATGACGCGTGCTTGTTATCTGTGTACAGATTTGAGGTGTGTTTTGGTTTCTTTGTACATGctgagatgtgtgtgtctgtggcatGTGTGTATAAACTGAACGTACGTGGCGGCGGCCATCAGACAGTCGAAGGTGAGAAACATGAATGTGTTTTAAATGGTGGAAGTGAGGAGGGTGGGGAAGGAGAGGACCGTTACTCCTGCAATGTGGAGATTGGGGCCAGAGGCTGATGCCTGAAGTTTCCTCCTCGACTTTGTAAATCTGTAGTTCCAAATCTGTTCTTATTCTTTTGTGGGGGGTtttacccctccctctctgttggtcTCCATCTCCTTAATTTTCTCgtgccctctctttctcttccctttaTTCTGATTCATATTCTCTCCCTTTACCTCCGTCTGCCTCTCTTAATTGGCCTTTGAATATTATTATAAAAACTTGTAAatagtgttttttgtttttttatctgtGAAGTTGAATTTGTGTAATGTCGTGTTTACGTGCTAGTCAGCACTAGGAAATTCAGAAATTTCTGACTTACTGGTTGTAGTTAGTTACATGCGGCGTTCAACCAGTTAGCGAGTCGAAAATGTCAGCGTTCCGACTAGCACGTGAACGTGGCATTAAATCAACTCTGCGTTCAGCATTTTGTCATTTAGAATTTATGTAAATCCCTATATTCAAAGTTGCCTGAAATCCATTTAAAAAAACTTAAATGCAAATTGGGATCCTTTGAAGACTAAAGGTATATTGGCTTTTCTGATCCACTTTTGTTTGGACCAAAACCAGTATTGTACAAAGcattagtatatatttttttattgcttGTTTAAATGGACTAGGGTGACTTTGGATAATAAGGAAGTCAATTTAATTTTAAAGCCATGATTCTTACTGGATGAGTGACAATAAAAACCATGGgtaattgccatcaataaaaccATTAAAACATAACTAACATGTTATCATTCCTTTACCACATTACACAATAGGATTAATTTTGACAGAAGAGTTTGTTTTATAAGGAACTAGTATATCAGAATAAAGAGAAAAAGAACGAAACCAGGGTGCTAATTGCGGGAAGCCAGGGGAGAGCTCatctctactatatatatatatatatatatatatatatatactgctcaaacaaataaagggaacacctaaacaacacaatgtaactccaagtcaatcacacttctgtgaaatcaaactgtccacttaggaagcaacaatgattgacaataaatttcacatgctgttgtgcaaatggaatagacagcaggtggaaattataggcaattagcaagacacccccaataaaggagtggttctgcaggtggtgaccacagaccacttctcagttcctatgcttcctggctgatgttttggtcacttttgaatgctggcggtgctttcactctagtggtagcatgagacggagtctacaacccacacaagtggctcaggtagtgtagctcatccaggatggcacatcaatgcgagctgtggcaagaaggtttgctgtgtctgtcagcgtagtgtccagagcatggaggcgctaccaggagacaggccagtacatcaggagacgtggaggaggctgtaggagggcaacaacccagcagcaggaccgctacctccgcctttgtgcaaggaggagcactgccagagccctgcaaaatgacctccagcaggccacaaatgtgcatgtcagcatatggtctcacaaggggtctgaggatctcatctcggtacctaatggcagtcaggctacctctggcgagcacatggagggctgtgcggccccacaaagaaatgccaccccgcaccatgactgacccaccgccaaaccggtcatgctggaggatgttgcaggcagcagaacgttctccacgccgtctccagactctgtcatgtctgtcacatgtgctcatgtgctcagtgtgaacctgctttcatctgtgaagagcacagggcaccagtggcgaatttgccaatcttggcgatctctggcaaatgccaaacgtcctgcacggtgttgggctgtaagcacaacccccacctgtggacgtcgggccctcataccaccctcatggagtctggttctgaccgtttgagcagacacatgcacatttgtggcctgctggaggtcattttgcaggggtcTGGCAGTGAAGACTCCAAGCATATTTTACTGTTTACAATGCTTTTATCAATGAATTCTCTTTCTAAATGGTGATTGTGTGATGACAGGATATAATGGCTAATCTTTATCTCAATggcgctttcaagacaactgggaactctgggtgGCAAAAAAGGTCAAATCctaacgtcagtgatcttcagtttGCAAAGTCAGAGTTCTAGAAAGATGTCAGTTTCCAACTTGgattttcccagtctgagctaATTTATATCTgagttctcagttgtcttgaacgcagcATAAGCAGCTTTATCTGATGCCTGCGTGTGTTCATGTGCAGTGCTttacttggactgaaataggtgccagtgctcattttgggtgccggtacGGTTTACATTTAGGTGCAgaagctccacaatacttttgacctAATATTTTATAAGAgtaacaggagctcaagcagtacaACATTTGAAGTACccagctccggtgagctcctgctCAAGTCGAGCACTGTTCATGTGTGTAAAATTGGCTCGGCTGAGAGGGTAGGCTACCGAAAGTGTTGTAGGCCTAGTGGtttaatgttgttttttttaccaCACTAGGCTACCGGAAGGCCAAATTGAAGTTCATGGTAATACACATGGTAGCCTAGTCTAGTAAAATGACcttgtataaaaataaaatacactacaaggccaaaagtatgtggacacttgctcgttGAACaaagggcattaatatggagttggtctctcctttgatgctataacagcctccactcttctaggaaggctttcccctcgatgttggaacattgctgtggggacttgcttccactc carries:
- the LOC129830850 gene encoding nuclear pore complex protein Nup153-like isoform X7, translating into MPKLHFPWFSFNVKLPSKRTESLNSMVNAMTGQLEQLSGAESIFNLAMAATGGGKIRSRRCHSASKPYAKSKQQQPGLISRVTDTVKSIVPSWLQKYFRNGEAAEGGGAVVGAEQNSQAPPPNGSEELAPLPDGRDSPEPGTSNTEPSTSRASLNFQDVLSRPPLNRSHLHFPSLDTSPARRGPSSLFSQPSTSAPFSGGPFAGASPSFSLVKEIKDNSSQHEDDNISTTSGFSSRASDKDVPNSKTASLPQLWSPETDRTHSGPQQSQSSLKKPAFNLSVFGTSSTSTMNSSVLNSSHLGDSPFYPGKTTYGGAAAVRTARPRTAIPYQAPLRRQIKAKPAGAQPCGVTSATARRILQSLERMSSPLADAKRIPSTVSSPLSTSLDGSTLHLSHFQAKKKLLDSPLPPVQKLVIPVAASVSGNRSMSFRPSLTPGGLARTPRDTPTRQSPLIPEAVAGPSQSTSSVLPTYPLSSTPASSSTGSGGGKMKRERTSTRPSSKRPEDQIAELSDLPAISLPHSPSFSLPSFSFFPLPTVTPTAPLTTSPVLEEPIPNKVPPTTAPSTPPSTPFTFSSPIVMATAASPPSFSPSSGFTFSAPVVKTGLSLSNGKMATPVLAAVKHAASESMDEFEGPFKPAKVLKQGSVLDLLNGPGFAVPVTQTSPVPKAHQETPALSTTTPSLGDLFKAPTGSWDCVVQNKPTDTKCVTPRLNSGSSLAKTDSIPLLSGLEGSTTTTTTPAATFGSLFAKPAGSWDCDTCLVQNKPDAVKCVACETAKPGTGVKAKLTMPAFLEAKTLPAAAPLLGFGDKFKKPEGAWECGVCMVQNKAQDTKCVSCGIAMPGATAAPPSLTPAPVSVTPLLGFGAQFKKPEGAWECDVCCIENKGADKECVACQTPKPGAKVEPKAFGSSSFGIQSSSDSGGFKFGMGASSDSGSGGFKFGGTLLDSSSGGFKFGASASSDSTSTDTSSSAGFKLCGSSEGCKFAASAASTPAVDEGKKAEAPNMGAGFKFGVGGGLSFGTAAAASTDSEPPYGGFSFHLVATSDSSSTFSLPVSTENDSGASTETTTTTTTAAAPMFGKLAEAKATALTTPLGGSIFRESQEKDKAPFTFGKHEKEVASMGSGFLFSVPSKEGGASAPSTGFSFSKPDPPKDQPNAPALAFGKPEDQIETPAAEAPKPSFSFGQSTTDAATPKPAFGFMASTTTSSSTTPAPSLFGTLSSSTPAPAPIPAPSTFLFGQSASTEATPAKSFLFGQSQDSLPAPAVSLNPGPAQPFLFGSGPNAAAPSFTFGAAAPSTAAPSAAPAPFVFSPASSTGFGSGQAPTFGQGTSQTSAPAFGSPAPSPFSATASQSPAFGAKPNSVPVFGHQANSTPAFGSSAPTTPGGGFQFGGASVFGTSSNSTGVFAFGGAPGGSPAPSATPSIAPQPSAPGSGFNFAAPPTFNIGSKSTTFTAAAAGQHSIPGRKIKTAVRRKK
- the LOC129830850 gene encoding nuclear pore complex protein Nup153-like isoform X4; this encodes MPKLHFPWFSFNVKLPSKRTESLNSMVNAMTGQLEQLSGAESIFNLAMAATGGGKIRSRRCHSASKPYAKSKQQQQPGLISRVTDTVKSIVPSWLQKYFRNGEAAEGGGAVVGAEQNSQAPPPNGSEELAPLPDGRDSPEPGTSNTEPSTSRASLNFQDVLSRPPLNRSHLHFPSLDTSPARRGPSSLFSQPSTSAPFSGGPFAGASPSFSLVKEIKDNSSQHEDDNISTTSGFSSRASDKDVPNSKTASLPQLWSPETDRTHSGPQQSQSSLKKPAFNLSVFGTSSTSTMNSSVLNSSHLGDSPFYPGKTTYGGAAAVRTARPRTAIPYQAPLRRQIKAKPAGAQPCGVTSATARRILQSLERMSSPLADAKRIPSTVSSPLSTSLDGSTLHLSHFQAKKKLLDSPLPPVQKLVIPVAASVSGNRSMSFRPSLTPGGLARTPRDTPTRQSPLIPEAVAGPSQSTSSVLPTYPLSSTPASSSTGSGGGKMKRERTSTRPSSKRPEDQIAELSDLPAISLPHSPSFSLPSFSFFPLPTVTPTAPLTTSPVLEEPIPNKVPPTTAPSTPPSTPFTFSSPIVMATAASPPSFSPSSGFTFSAPVVKTGLSLSNGKMATPVLAAVKHAASESMDEFEGPFKPAKVLKQGSVLDLLNGPGFAVPVTQTSPVPKAHQETPALSTTTPSLGDLFKAPTGSWDCVVQNKPTDTKCVTPRLNSGSSLAKTDSIPLLSGLEGSTTTTTTPAATFGSLFAKPAGSWDCDTCLVQNKPDAVKCVACETAKPGTGVKAKLTMPAFLEAKTLPAAAPLLGFGDKFKKPEGAWECGVCMVQNKAQDTKCVSCGIAMPGSETREQPGATAAPPSLTPAPVSVTPLLGFGAQFKKPEGAWECDVCCIENKGADKECVACQTPKPGAKVEPKAFGSSSFGIQSSSDSGGFKFGMGASSDSGSGGFKFGGTLLDSSSGGFKFGASASSDSTSTDTSSSAGFKLCGSSEGCKFAASAASTPAVDEGKKAEAPNMGAGFKFGVGGGLSFGTAAAASTDSEPPYGGFSFHLVATSDSSSTFSLPVSTENDSGASTETTTTTTTAAAPMFGKLAEAKATALTTPLGGSIFRESQEKDKAPFTFGKHEKEVASMGSGFLFSVPSKEGGASAPSTGFSFSKPDPPKDQPNAPALAFGKPEDQIETPAAEAPKPSFSFGQSTTDAATPKPAFGFMASTTTSSSTTPAPSLFGTLSSSTPAPAPIPAPSTFLFGQSASTEATPAKSFLFGQSQDSLPAPAVSLNPGPAQPFLFGSGPNAAAPSFTFGAAAPSTAAPSAAPAPFVFSPASSTGFGSGQAPTFGQGTSQTSAPAFGSPAPSPFSATASQSPAFGAKPNSVPVFGHQANSTPAFGSSAPTTPGGGFQFGGASVFGTSSNSTGVFAFGGAPGGSPAPSATPSIAPQPSAPGSGFNFAAPPTFNIGSKSTTFTAAAAGQHSIPGRKIKTAVRRKK